The nucleotide window ACATTCTGATTGAGCTTGAAAAATGATACTAAGGGTAATTTTGACTATTGCAATAATAGCAAAAAAAATGATAAAATTATCTTATATGACTTTTTATGTTGTTGAAAATTATGGAATTAGTAAAAAAAATGTGGTATTTTTTTTGAAATAAAAAACCCAGCCGAAGCTGGGTAAAAACTAATAACCATGAAAACTCAAATTAAACATGAGAATCGCAATAGAATAAACAATTACTGTGCCAAAGTTTAGTTCATGATTTCTTAATAAAAGTTATTTTTATGTTAAAAAAAAATTAAAATAAAAATCAAAGATATTTTTTGTAATTTTGCGCCATTAAAAAAATATACATTTATGTCTAACATTACATTCACTATGATTAAGCCTGATGCTGTTGCTGACGGACATATCGGTGCTATATTGGGAAAGATTGCTGAAGGAGGTTTTAAGATCAAAGCTTTAAAATTAACTCAGCTTACAGTTGCTGATGCAAAAAAATTCTATGAAGTACATGCTGAAAGACCATTTTATGGAGAATTAGTAGAATTCATGAGCTCTGGTCCTATCGTGGCTGCAGTTTTAGAGAAAGACAATGCAGTTGAAGACTTCAGAACATTAATCGGTTCTACTAACCCT belongs to Chryseobacterium gleum and includes:
- a CDS encoding nucleoside-diphosphate kinase, with protein sequence MSNITFTMIKPDAVADGHIGAILGKIAEGGFKIKALKLTQLTVADAKKFYEVHAERPFYGELVEFMSSGPIVAAVLEKDNAVEDFRTLIGSTNPAEAAEGTIRKMFARSIGENAVHGSDSDENALIEAQFHFSGREIF